One Spinacia oleracea cultivar Varoflay chromosome 4, BTI_SOV_V1, whole genome shotgun sequence DNA segment encodes these proteins:
- the LOC110776131 gene encoding uncharacterized protein translates to MVDIAANVERVVLLREAKNVGYKRRNENQSQGGAKKPNQGYQGNQRRNDVGNKGQGYRGNQNNRAQECAKCGRRGHIESECRVGSNTCFRCGSHDHYIRDCPKQVFQEGGNFSRRQLA, encoded by the exons atggttgatattgcagctaaTGTAGAGAGAGTGGTACTgcttcgagaagcgaagaatgttgggtataaaaggaggAATGAAAACCAGAgtcaaggaggagcaaagaagcctaaccaaggcTATCAGGGAAACCAAAGGAGGAACGATGTTGGAAACAAAGGACAAGGTTATCGTGGAAACCAGAATAATAGGGCACAAGAATGTGCCAAGTGTGGGAGAAGAGGCCACATCGAGAGTGAATGCcgtgtaggatcgaacacttgttTTCGATGTGGGAGCCATGATCATTACATCAGAGATTGTCCGAAGCAG GTTTTCCAAGAAGGAGGTAATTTCTCAAGGAGACAGTTGGCTTAG
- the LOC110776133 gene encoding myb-related protein 330 produces MGRSPCCEKEHTNKGAWTKEEDERLVNYIKVNGEGCWRSLPKSAGLQRCGKSCRLRWINYLRPDLRRGNFSDEEDELIINLHSLLGNKWSLIAAKLPGRTDNEIKNYWNTHIKRKLISRGIDPQTHRLVNSTITTTNDNATSGTTKNMLCNNDNKRNKSNTSNGFQLMNVQGSTLHFGLGSNLEYEVSASTSDGKYYCTSFPTITRSNNINISERGHSNSSSNSVVSMEQGGYKEINLDLSISLPASSKINSINHEIIKSEEEQYMTTYQYIGRGTRMPVLSSIDGSVCLCYNLGFQKKGNQQCSNCAMPIVDQL; encoded by the exons ATGGGTAGATCTCCATGTTGTGAGAAAGAACACACCAACAAAGGTGCATGGACTAAAGAGGAAGACGAGCGTCTCGTTAATTATATCAAAGTTAATGGTGAAGGTTGTTGGAGGTCTCTTCCAAAATCCGCCG GTTTACAAAGATGTGGAAAGAGTTGCAGATTAAGATGGATAAACTATCTTAGACCGGATCTAAGGAGAGGCAATTTCAGTGACGAAGAAGACGAACTCATAATTAACCTTCATAGCTTGCTTGGTAACAA GTGGTCTCTGATAGCTGCAAAATTACCAGGAAGAACGGATAATGAGATAAAGAACTACTGGAACACCCACATCAAAAGAAAGCTTATTAGTCGAGGAATCGATCCGCAAACTCACCGTTTAGTCAATTCAACCATTACCACTACCAATGATAACGCTACAAGTGGTACAACGAAGAATATGTTATGCAACAATGATAACAAGAGAAATAAGAGTAATACTAGTAATGGTTTCCAATTGATGAACGTACAAGGTTCAACATTACATTTTGGCCTAGGATCAAACCTCGAGTACGAGGTTTCAGCAAGTACAAGTGATGGCAAATATTATTGCACTAGTTTCCCAACTATTACAAGgtccaataatattaatattagtgAACGTGGACATTCTAATAGTAGTAGTAACAGTGTTGTGAGTATGGAACAAGGTGGTTACAAAGAAATTAACCTCGATTTGTCTATTAGCCTCCCTGCCTCGTCCAAGATTAATTCGATTAATCATGAAATTATCAAGAGTGAAGAAGAACAATATATGACGACTTACCAATATATCGGGCGTGGTACAAGAATGCCAGTTTTAAGTAGTATAGACGGAAGTGTATGTTTGTGTTACAATTTAGGGTTTCAGAAGAAAGGTAACCAGCAGTGTAGTAACTGTGCTATGCCAATTGTCGATCAATTATGA